The following are encoded together in the Osmerus eperlanus chromosome 18, fOsmEpe2.1, whole genome shotgun sequence genome:
- the LOC134038988 gene encoding uncharacterized protein LOC134038988 has product MKRKAEGGDIASFFAKKIQRSTQEEEKDGNEGEGSKLERPRGSEQEKTTEGDEEISEGDEEKEKSVRGEEEAPDSERGTEAGSNQEEADEDDREKEDRPAIPPGPHDISKCKGNAA; this is encoded by the exons ATGAAAAGGAAGGCTGAAGGTGGGGATATTGCCAGCTTTTTTGCTAAGAAAATTCAGAGAAGTacacaggaggaagagaaggatggaAATGAAGGAGAAGGCAGTAAACTGGAGAGACCACGAGGGTCAGAGCAGGAGAAGACCACAGAAGGAGATGAGGAAATAAGTGAAGGAGACgaggaaaaagaaaaatcaGTGAGGGGTGAAGAAGAGGCTCCAGattcagagagagggacagaggcagggagtaatcaggaggaggcagatgaggatgacagggagaaagaggataGACCTGCCATTCCCCCTGGACCACATG aTATATCAAAATGCAAAGGTAATGCAGCCTGA